A genome region from Corvus hawaiiensis isolate bCorHaw1 chromosome 4, bCorHaw1.pri.cur, whole genome shotgun sequence includes the following:
- the PDE6H gene encoding retinal cone rhodopsin-sensitive cGMP 3',5'-cyclic phosphodiesterase subunit gamma has translation MSETPAATLNTGDAPTGPSTPRKGPPKFKQRQTRQFKSKPPKKGVRGFGDDIPGMEGLGTDITVICPWEAFSHLELHELAQFGII, from the exons ATGAGTGAGACCCCAGCCGCCACCCTCAACACCGGAGATGCTCCAACTGGTCCCAGCACACCACGCAAGGGGCCTCCCAAGTTCAAGCAGAGACAGACAAGGCAGTTCAAGAGCAAGCCCCCCAAAAAAGGAGTAAGAGG GTTTGGAGATGACATCCCAGGCATGGAGGGGCTGGGCACAG aTATCACCGTGATTTGCCCATGGGAAGCTTTCAGCCATCTGGAGCTGCACGAGCTGGCCCAGTTTGGGATCATCTAA